One Actinospica robiniae DSM 44927 genomic region harbors:
- a CDS encoding NUDIX hydrolase — MDVGTRRDVLLGSEELDRYAASLIIADGYPSTRLFLSHPEVRFDETTLWVPPGPWHVTGHRNRRDAPAAMSDPELPDFDGEPIVDPALTARWRASGLLVDQHGRPVHPDWRGLLAHPGIGLPTGLGFFWRWGPNATVDALVTRRARSGTQILLVRRRDVGKWALPGGFVDREDASVQDAALRELAEETGLVLPAPRTEIALALRSPNAITTLHAWTENTVVLVNGDEDHLADAVLTPAEAEVSDVAWTDLAAARELEMFDRHASYLSLVREA, encoded by the coding sequence GTGGACGTAGGCACCAGGCGTGACGTCCTGCTCGGCTCGGAAGAGCTCGATCGGTACGCAGCATCGCTCATCATCGCCGACGGCTACCCCTCCACGCGGCTGTTCCTCTCCCACCCCGAGGTGCGCTTCGACGAGACGACCCTGTGGGTCCCGCCGGGCCCCTGGCACGTCACCGGCCACCGCAACCGCCGCGACGCGCCGGCCGCGATGAGCGACCCCGAGCTGCCCGACTTCGACGGCGAGCCCATCGTCGACCCGGCGCTCACCGCCCGCTGGCGAGCGTCCGGCCTGCTCGTCGACCAGCACGGACGCCCCGTCCACCCGGACTGGCGCGGCCTGCTCGCGCATCCGGGCATCGGCCTGCCCACCGGTCTCGGCTTCTTCTGGCGCTGGGGCCCGAACGCGACGGTGGACGCGCTCGTCACCCGCCGCGCCCGCAGCGGCACCCAGATCCTGCTCGTGCGTCGGCGCGACGTCGGCAAGTGGGCGCTGCCCGGCGGATTCGTCGACCGCGAAGACGCCTCCGTGCAGGACGCTGCGCTGCGCGAACTGGCCGAGGAGACCGGCCTCGTCCTGCCCGCGCCCCGCACCGAGATAGCCCTCGCTCTGCGCTCCCCCAACGCGATCACCACGCTGCACGCGTGGACCGAGAACACGGTCGTGCTGGTCAACGGAGACGAGGACCACCTGGCCGACGCCGTGCTCACGCCCGCCGAAGCAGAGGTCTCCGACGTCGCTTGGACCGACCTCGCGGCAGCCCGGGAGCTGGAGATGTTCGACCGGCACGCCTCTTACCTGTCGCTGGTGAGAGAGGCCTGA
- a CDS encoding aldo/keto reductase, giving the protein MLYQDIGPEAAGLRVSRLCLGTMYFGTSVDEATAFAILDRFLDAGGSFVDTADCYNQWVGAKDGGESEELIGRWLRSRKAADRVTVATKIGCRTTVIGRPVPENFEGLSAAVVRKAALDSLRRLDLEQVGLLYAHYDDRSTPLEETVGAFAGLVEEGAAAVLGCSNSATWRIERARRIAADHGLPGYSCVQQAGSYLWPHPAPAQLHVVTDELIDYASEHTDMSILAYSPLLAGSYLHRDRPLPGSFGHAASRERLRVLDEVAAELGAPAGQVVLAWLMGGALPIIPVFGVTSVEQLEDVLGAAELTIPEELRARLDAGGSC; this is encoded by the coding sequence ATGCTTTACCAAGACATCGGGCCGGAGGCGGCCGGCCTCCGGGTGAGCCGGCTGTGCCTCGGCACCATGTACTTCGGCACGTCCGTCGACGAGGCGACGGCCTTCGCCATCCTGGACCGGTTCCTCGACGCCGGCGGCAGCTTCGTCGACACGGCCGACTGCTACAACCAGTGGGTCGGCGCCAAGGACGGCGGAGAGAGCGAGGAGCTGATCGGCCGTTGGCTGCGCTCGCGCAAGGCGGCCGACCGCGTGACCGTCGCCACCAAGATCGGCTGCCGCACCACCGTGATCGGCCGGCCCGTCCCGGAGAACTTCGAGGGATTGTCCGCCGCGGTGGTGCGCAAGGCGGCTCTCGACTCGCTGCGGCGCCTCGACCTCGAGCAGGTAGGACTGCTCTACGCCCACTACGACGACCGGTCGACGCCGCTGGAGGAGACGGTGGGGGCATTCGCCGGCCTGGTGGAGGAGGGCGCCGCCGCCGTACTGGGCTGCAGCAATTCGGCCACCTGGCGGATCGAGCGGGCCCGGCGGATCGCCGCGGATCACGGTCTGCCGGGCTATAGCTGCGTCCAGCAGGCAGGCAGCTACCTGTGGCCCCATCCCGCTCCGGCACAGCTGCACGTGGTGACGGACGAGCTGATCGACTATGCGTCCGAGCACACTGATATGAGTATCCTGGCTTATTCGCCGCTGTTGGCCGGCTCGTACCTGCACCGGGACCGCCCGCTGCCCGGCAGCTTCGGCCACGCGGCTTCGCGCGAGCGCCTCCGCGTGCTCGACGAGGTGGCCGCCGAGCTGGGCGCCCCGGCGGGTCAGGTCGTGCTCGCCTGGCTGATGGGCGGCGCCCTTCCGATCATCCCGGTCTTCGGCGTGACTTCGGTCGAGCAGCTCGAGGATGTCCTGGGCGCGGCCGAACTGACCATCCCGGAAGAGCTGCGCGCACGACTCGATGCGGGCGGCTCCTGCTAG
- a CDS encoding ester cyclase translates to MTATATAPALAANKQVVVDFANALNGGPDADWDRFLAPDVVDHNKIIFGEQDAPGAAIEGFRRQLEAFSISDEGDGFRVEQLIAEGDEVTARIRVAGVHDGYHPRMPEPTGRRCDIEQIWIFTVRDGRISEIRAVSDRLGMFLQLGWDWPATD, encoded by the coding sequence ATGACCGCCACCGCCACGGCGCCCGCGCTGGCCGCGAACAAGCAGGTCGTCGTCGATTTCGCGAACGCTCTGAACGGCGGGCCGGACGCGGACTGGGACCGCTTCCTGGCGCCGGACGTGGTCGACCACAACAAGATCATCTTCGGTGAGCAGGACGCGCCGGGCGCGGCGATCGAGGGCTTCCGCCGGCAGCTGGAGGCCTTCAGCATCAGCGACGAGGGCGACGGCTTCCGGGTCGAGCAGCTGATCGCCGAGGGCGACGAGGTGACCGCCCGGATCCGGGTGGCCGGCGTGCACGACGGCTACCACCCGCGGATGCCCGAGCCCACCGGCCGGCGCTGCGACATCGAGCAGATCTGGATCTTCACCGTGCGCGACGGCCGGATCAGCGAGATCCGCGCGGTCAGCGACCGGCTGGGCATGTTCCTGCAGCTGGGCTGGGACTGGCCGGCCACCGACTGA
- a CDS encoding NAD-binding protein, which produces MSTRADHYIVCGSNTLAHRLVVELTEQYDVPVVAIVASRDHDHAPEIGKILGADGVVPAATVTEEALAAAGADAARGIVLVGGDDQSNIHTALRVQALNPGIRIVLRIYNQRLGAHVERLLKNCSALSRSATAAPAFVNAALRRPNSVRVGDQAVSVEISADREREDFLCTVADRIDRQDLARMRMLPDAPGPAAIWIGRTERQQVVDPGSRAVLRFVDEEPKPVVSRGARTVWRLVDVVRFFTGVQLRMVLLGAVLAVICSFVLIWALARPFAWAVYQALLDLTGSAVPDVYGQLGSAGVGGAWQRVAQVAITLSGVPLMAVVTAVLVENAASRRRSAPRPPSRGVRGHVVVIGLGNVGTRVAALIQQLGIPVVCIESDVSVRGILAVRALDIPVLTGEAPLEHQLRQARVHRSRAVIALTGDDAANLEACLEARAIAPDVRIVLRLFDDDFAAHLYQSFDNAASRSVSYLAAPAFAAALMGREVLGTLSVHRHVVLIAEFVAEEGSELVGRTLRDIEEPGEIRVIAVRSPTARDYLWRPDHGRHIGAGDRYVLVTTRAGLGRHTSRVAPPR; this is translated from the coding sequence ATGTCGACTCGCGCGGACCATTACATCGTCTGCGGTTCCAACACCCTCGCGCACCGCTTGGTCGTCGAGCTGACCGAGCAGTACGACGTGCCGGTGGTCGCCATCGTGGCGAGCCGCGACCACGACCACGCGCCCGAGATCGGCAAGATCCTCGGGGCGGACGGCGTCGTGCCGGCCGCCACCGTCACCGAGGAGGCGCTGGCCGCCGCGGGCGCGGACGCCGCCCGCGGCATCGTCCTGGTCGGCGGGGACGACCAGAGCAACATCCACACCGCGCTGCGGGTGCAGGCCCTGAACCCGGGCATCCGCATCGTGCTGCGGATCTACAACCAGCGCCTCGGCGCCCACGTCGAGCGGCTGCTGAAGAACTGCTCCGCGCTCTCCCGGTCCGCCACCGCGGCGCCCGCCTTCGTCAACGCCGCGCTGCGCCGGCCGAACTCGGTCCGGGTCGGCGACCAGGCGGTCAGCGTCGAGATCAGCGCCGACCGGGAGCGCGAGGACTTCCTGTGCACCGTCGCCGACCGGATCGACCGGCAGGATCTGGCCCGGATGCGGATGCTGCCGGACGCGCCCGGCCCGGCCGCGATCTGGATCGGCCGGACCGAGCGGCAGCAGGTGGTCGATCCGGGCAGCCGGGCCGTACTGCGCTTCGTGGACGAGGAGCCCAAGCCGGTCGTCTCGCGCGGCGCCCGCACGGTCTGGCGGCTGGTCGACGTGGTGCGCTTCTTCACCGGCGTCCAGCTGCGGATGGTGCTGCTCGGCGCGGTCCTCGCGGTCATCTGCTCGTTCGTCCTGATCTGGGCGCTGGCCCGCCCGTTCGCCTGGGCGGTGTACCAGGCGCTGCTCGACTTGACCGGCTCCGCGGTGCCGGACGTCTACGGCCAGCTCGGGTCGGCCGGCGTCGGCGGAGCCTGGCAGCGGGTCGCCCAGGTGGCCATCACGCTCAGCGGCGTCCCGCTGATGGCCGTCGTCACCGCCGTCCTGGTCGAGAACGCCGCGTCTCGGCGCCGTTCGGCCCCGCGCCCGCCGAGCCGCGGCGTGCGCGGCCACGTGGTCGTGATCGGCCTCGGCAACGTCGGCACCCGTGTCGCGGCCCTGATACAGCAGCTGGGCATCCCGGTGGTCTGCATAGAGAGCGACGTCAGCGTGCGCGGCATCCTGGCGGTGCGGGCGCTCGACATCCCGGTACTCACCGGCGAAGCGCCGCTCGAGCACCAACTGCGCCAGGCGCGCGTGCACCGCAGCCGCGCGGTCATCGCGCTGACCGGTGACGACGCGGCCAACCTGGAGGCGTGCCTGGAGGCGCGGGCCATCGCGCCGGACGTGCGCATCGTCCTGCGACTGTTCGACGACGACTTCGCCGCGCACCTGTACCAGTCCTTTGACAACGCGGCCTCGCGCTCAGTCTCCTACCTCGCGGCGCCCGCGTTCGCCGCCGCGCTGATGGGCCGCGAAGTGCTCGGCACCCTCTCGGTGCACCGGCACGTCGTGCTCATCGCCGAGTTCGTGGCGGAAGAGGGCTCGGAGCTGGTCGGCCGGACGCTGCGCGACATCGAGGAGCCCGGCGAGATCCGGGTGATCGCAGTACGCTCACCCACCGCTCGCGACTACCTCTGGCGCCCGGACCACGGTCGGCACATCGGCGCCGGTGACAGGTACGTTCTCGTCACCACCCGCGCCGGGCTCGGCCGGCACACCAGTCGCGTCGCCCCGCCGCGCTGA
- a CDS encoding glycerophosphodiester phosphodiesterase → MSRAAISAHRGGSGHDAADGSAKPHESYRAAAESGADYVEIDIRQTRDGVLVDYHDELCGPDGRAVADLGYGRMCELLGYAVPLAAEAMGVLAGKAACHLDLKGAGYEAPAVKLALDAFGPDAFVVTTLEDASIARIRREFPEVRTALALGGDLQGLRPDRRVAARLGDVFPIRRLRACGAHWAALNYRLVHAGVLRRCAAHGIGTMLWTVDRDELIAKFLSDPRVEVVITNCPARARALRDRLGEA, encoded by the coding sequence ATGTCTCGAGCGGCGATCTCGGCGCACCGCGGCGGATCCGGCCACGACGCGGCCGACGGCTCCGCGAAGCCGCACGAGTCGTACCGGGCCGCCGCCGAGAGCGGCGCGGACTACGTCGAGATCGACATCCGCCAGACCCGTGACGGCGTGCTCGTGGACTACCACGACGAGCTCTGCGGCCCGGACGGCCGCGCCGTCGCCGACCTCGGATACGGCCGGATGTGTGAACTGCTGGGCTATGCCGTGCCGCTGGCGGCGGAGGCGATGGGGGTGCTCGCCGGCAAGGCCGCGTGCCACCTCGACCTGAAGGGCGCCGGGTACGAGGCTCCGGCGGTCAAGCTCGCGCTCGACGCCTTCGGCCCGGACGCGTTCGTGGTCACGACGCTCGAGGACGCCTCGATCGCCCGGATCCGCCGCGAGTTCCCGGAGGTCCGCACCGCGCTCGCGCTCGGCGGGGATCTGCAGGGCCTGCGTCCGGACCGGCGCGTCGCGGCGCGGCTGGGCGACGTGTTCCCGATCCGGCGGCTGCGCGCCTGCGGGGCGCACTGGGCCGCGCTGAACTACCGGCTCGTCCACGCCGGAGTGCTGCGCCGGTGCGCGGCCCACGGCATCGGCACGATGCTGTGGACGGTGGACCGGGACGAGCTGATCGCGAAGTTCCTGAGCGATCCCCGGGTCGAGGTGGTGATCACGAACTGTCCGGCCCGGGCGCGCGCCCTGCGCGACCGGCTGGGAGAAGCCTGA
- a CDS encoding MFS transporter: MRKGPLARRYPAVATMVVLALVPYLALSAALNAVSPIIAAQLRMSEQTISLAAGLANAGYAVGTILAVQLAQHQPQRRMLLVYGSLLVIGSVLAAAATGPAMFIVGHVLQGLCTSLLLIAAVPPLILGYSLERMRETAMILNVCIFGAVALGPVIGGIQASAHGWRPLFWIIAGIAVAALALSILTFEDDPPANPDAPRDPIALSLAFCGCVAAFYGASELLTHSFRNPLVWVPLIGGLLLIVGLVVHEYVGANPLLCVRGLVSTFPIAGITAAVCAAAASVSAISLTAAVLTGRFTPLHLGLLYLPEFGAALLTAVIFGIVFKTRLLHYYALAGLLMLAIGILVVNAAAPPTAVLVAVGSGLIGFGVGASVVPALFIAGFSLRSNNVQRVFALIELIRAVAAFMVAPILLRVAQVAESNPIAGTRTALWICFGISCAGVVIAVCLYVLGGVRPPRPALERWRAGAEPGWESPPLLATVRAR; the protein is encoded by the coding sequence ATGCGAAAGGGTCCGCTGGCCCGCCGGTATCCGGCGGTCGCGACGATGGTCGTCCTCGCGCTGGTGCCCTACCTGGCGCTCTCGGCGGCCCTGAACGCGGTCTCCCCGATCATCGCCGCCCAGCTGCGGATGAGCGAACAGACCATCAGCCTGGCCGCGGGCCTCGCCAACGCCGGCTACGCGGTGGGCACGATCCTGGCGGTGCAGCTCGCGCAGCACCAGCCGCAGCGCCGGATGCTGCTGGTGTACGGCAGCCTGCTGGTGATCGGCTCGGTGCTGGCCGCCGCGGCGACCGGCCCGGCGATGTTCATCGTGGGGCACGTGCTGCAGGGCCTGTGCACCAGCCTGCTGCTGATCGCGGCCGTGCCGCCGCTGATCCTGGGGTACTCGCTGGAGCGGATGCGCGAGACGGCGATGATCCTGAACGTGTGCATCTTCGGCGCGGTCGCGCTGGGTCCGGTGATCGGCGGGATCCAGGCCTCGGCGCACGGCTGGCGGCCGCTGTTCTGGATCATCGCGGGCATCGCCGTCGCCGCACTGGCCCTCTCGATCCTGACCTTCGAGGACGATCCCCCCGCCAACCCGGACGCGCCGCGCGATCCGATCGCGCTCAGCCTGGCCTTCTGCGGGTGCGTCGCAGCGTTCTACGGCGCGTCGGAGCTGCTCACGCACTCCTTCCGCAACCCCCTGGTGTGGGTTCCGCTGATCGGCGGACTACTGCTGATCGTGGGGCTCGTCGTGCACGAATACGTCGGCGCCAACCCCCTGCTGTGCGTGCGCGGCCTGGTCAGCACCTTCCCGATCGCCGGCATCACGGCCGCCGTGTGCGCGGCGGCGGCTTCGGTGTCGGCGATCTCGCTGACCGCGGCCGTGCTGACCGGCCGGTTCACGCCGCTGCACCTGGGCCTGCTCTACCTGCCCGAGTTCGGCGCGGCGTTGCTCACCGCGGTCATCTTCGGGATCGTCTTCAAGACGCGGCTGCTGCATTACTACGCCCTGGCCGGATTGCTGATGCTGGCCATCGGGATCCTGGTGGTGAACGCCGCGGCGCCGCCCACGGCCGTCCTGGTGGCGGTGGGGTCGGGGCTGATCGGCTTCGGAGTGGGCGCGTCGGTCGTGCCGGCGCTGTTCATCGCCGGATTCTCGTTGCGCTCGAACAACGTGCAGCGCGTGTTCGCGCTCATCGAGCTGATCCGGGCGGTCGCCGCGTTCATGGTGGCGCCGATCCTGCTCCGGGTGGCGCAGGTGGCCGAGTCGAATCCGATCGCGGGCACGCGCACGGCGCTGTGGATCTGCTTCGGGATCTCGTGCGCGGGCGTGGTGATCGCCGTCTGCCTGTACGTGCTCGGCGGCGTGCGGCCGCCGCGGCCGGCGCTCGAGCGGTGGCGGGCAGGCGCGGAGCCCGGCTGGGAGTCTCCGCCGCTGCTCGCGACTGTCCGCGCCCGCTAG
- a CDS encoding glycoside hydrolase family 95 protein encodes MYTTVSGMPMLWFTAPARAWEESFPVGNGRLGAMVRGGRPAERIALNEDTFWSGPGERALPQVPHGLLAEVRALIEAGRHAEAGEALRATQGADAEAFQPVGHLEIEHLEDAPPDVYRRSLDLREGVAATQWESAGLLVRQEVLASAVDQVIAVRLETGHPQGLHLRIGLGSPQPRSACRVDDDGRLSLLLAAPRHVVPWPRTDGVISSDDEVRSVRAAAMARILVEPSQESSSAESCVVAGESSIEVRDAVAVTIFVAIRTGFTRWDALPTDDAEACLRNALLEVNAAADMGWEAVRARHVSEHRELMDRVTLRLETGQAAPDVPIDERLARRAAGESDEDLAAAAFAFGRYLLAASSRPGTQAATLQGIWNEQIAPPWNSQYTTNINVQMNYWPAEVAALPECHDPLLGLVADLAEAGRETARQLYGARGWTCHHNTDLWRITVPVGAGAGDPKWAQWPMAGAWLSLHLAERWRFGRDLDHLERQALPIAVDAARFVLDLLVPNEDGDLVVSPSTSPENCFVTEHGVAGVDRGTSSDRTLARELFGFVLEAAAALTAAGRAPAAEDQAAIGEVRDAFERLAPLCIGSRGQVLEWSGEWEETEPHHRHVSHLIGLYPGSLLATDPRLREAARTTLHERGDEGTGWSIVWKIALWARLRDGAAAHRLLGHYLRPVTPNADGGWETAGGVYTSLLCAHPPFQIDGNLGVTAAIAELLLQSHEIDDDGTPILDLLPALPPAWTAGTVTGLRARGGVTLEHLSWRDGHVESAALHAAQNTTVVIRYQGTNGQSTTRSVSIKADQTEYVV; translated from the coding sequence ATGTATACGACGGTTTCCGGTATGCCGATGCTGTGGTTCACCGCTCCCGCCCGTGCGTGGGAGGAGTCCTTTCCCGTCGGCAACGGCCGCCTGGGCGCGATGGTGCGCGGTGGCCGGCCGGCCGAGCGGATCGCCTTGAACGAGGACACGTTCTGGTCCGGTCCGGGCGAGCGCGCGCTGCCCCAGGTGCCGCACGGACTGCTCGCCGAGGTAAGGGCCCTGATCGAAGCGGGACGGCACGCCGAGGCGGGCGAGGCGCTGCGGGCGACGCAGGGTGCTGACGCCGAGGCCTTTCAGCCGGTCGGCCATCTGGAGATCGAGCACCTCGAGGACGCGCCGCCGGATGTCTATCGGCGCTCGCTCGACCTGCGTGAGGGTGTGGCCGCCACGCAGTGGGAGTCCGCCGGACTGCTCGTGCGGCAGGAAGTGCTGGCGAGCGCGGTGGACCAGGTCATCGCCGTCCGCCTGGAGACGGGACATCCGCAGGGCCTGCATCTGCGGATCGGTCTCGGCTCACCGCAACCGCGCAGCGCTTGCCGCGTCGACGACGACGGCCGACTCTCGCTGCTGCTCGCGGCTCCCCGCCACGTCGTGCCGTGGCCGCGGACCGACGGGGTGATCAGCTCGGACGACGAGGTGCGTTCCGTGCGCGCGGCGGCGATGGCGCGGATCCTGGTCGAGCCTTCGCAGGAGTCGTCTTCCGCAGAGTCCTGCGTAGTGGCGGGCGAGAGCTCCATCGAAGTGCGCGACGCCGTGGCCGTGACGATCTTCGTGGCGATACGCACCGGCTTCACCCGCTGGGACGCGCTGCCGACCGACGACGCCGAGGCGTGCCTGCGCAACGCTCTGCTGGAGGTGAACGCCGCCGCGGACATGGGTTGGGAGGCGGTCCGTGCCCGGCACGTGTCGGAACATCGAGAGCTGATGGATCGGGTCACGCTCCGGCTGGAGACCGGCCAGGCGGCGCCGGATGTCCCGATCGACGAGCGGCTGGCCCGACGGGCCGCCGGCGAGTCCGACGAGGACCTGGCGGCCGCGGCCTTCGCCTTCGGGAGATACCTGCTCGCCGCGAGTTCCCGGCCGGGCACCCAGGCGGCGACGCTTCAAGGCATCTGGAACGAGCAGATCGCGCCGCCGTGGAACAGCCAGTACACCACCAACATCAATGTGCAGATGAACTACTGGCCCGCCGAGGTGGCCGCGCTCCCAGAGTGCCACGACCCGCTGCTGGGCTTGGTGGCCGACCTGGCCGAGGCGGGACGGGAGACTGCTCGGCAGCTCTATGGCGCCCGAGGCTGGACGTGCCACCACAACACCGACCTGTGGCGGATCACGGTGCCGGTCGGCGCCGGCGCCGGCGATCCGAAGTGGGCGCAGTGGCCGATGGCCGGGGCGTGGCTGTCCCTGCACCTGGCCGAACGGTGGCGCTTCGGCCGCGATCTCGACCACCTCGAACGCCAGGCGCTGCCGATCGCCGTGGACGCGGCGCGTTTCGTGCTGGATCTGCTCGTCCCGAACGAGGACGGCGACCTGGTCGTCTCGCCGTCGACGAGCCCTGAGAACTGCTTCGTCACGGAGCACGGCGTGGCCGGCGTGGACCGCGGCACCTCCTCCGACAGAACTCTGGCACGAGAGCTGTTCGGCTTCGTCCTCGAGGCTGCGGCGGCCCTGACTGCAGCGGGCCGGGCTCCGGCGGCCGAGGATCAGGCCGCGATCGGCGAGGTGCGAGACGCGTTCGAACGCCTGGCGCCGCTGTGCATCGGCAGCCGCGGCCAGGTGCTGGAGTGGTCCGGCGAGTGGGAGGAGACCGAACCACACCACCGCCACGTCTCCCACCTGATCGGCCTGTACCCCGGGAGCCTGCTGGCCACCGACCCGCGCCTGCGAGAGGCCGCACGCACGACACTGCACGAGCGCGGGGACGAAGGCACCGGCTGGTCGATCGTCTGGAAGATCGCACTGTGGGCCAGGCTGCGCGACGGCGCCGCCGCACACCGCCTGCTCGGGCACTACCTCCGTCCGGTCACCCCCAACGCTGACGGTGGCTGGGAGACCGCGGGCGGCGTCTACACCTCCCTGCTCTGCGCGCATCCGCCCTTCCAGATCGACGGCAACCTCGGCGTGACCGCCGCGATCGCGGAACTTCTGTTGCAGAGCCACGAGATCGACGACGATGGCACGCCGATCCTCGACCTGCTGCCCGCGCTGCCCCCGGCGTGGACCGCGGGGACGGTCACGGGTCTGCGGGCCCGCGGCGGGGTGACGCTCGAACACCTGTCCTGGCGCGACGGCCACGTCGAGTCAGCAGCGTTGCACGCGGCGCAGAACACGACCGTCGTCATCCGTTATCAGGGGACGAACGGCCAGTCGACGACTCGTAGCGTGTCGATCAAAGCCGACCAGACTGAGTACGTAGTCTGA
- a CDS encoding PLP-dependent aminotransferase family protein has translation MESSDGGFWLEIAGGGGPGSRHRRLAHALREAVREQRLPPGSPLPPSRQLAADLGCSRWVVTEAYGQLIAEGYLEARTGSATRVRVLDTPAAPTPAVPVGTGVRPTALLDLTPGQPDLRSFPRRAWGAAVHRALTEAADADLGARPRGGHPRLRAVLADYLGRVRGAAALGPDVLVCRGIADAVSQICVALRERGIREIGVEEPCWAQVRQAAGAAGVACVPVPVDEHGIRADLLANARDGSHPYARLRAVAVTPAHQFPTGSVLAPQRRAALLRWAEAADGLVLEDDYDAEFRYDREPVGVLQGIAPARVALLGSVSKTLSPGLGLGWAVLPPAWLPRVLAGRSPTTPPPVVDQLALASFIESGGYDRHLRALRRRYRDRRAALIAAIRTALPQAEVSGADAGLHLVIRLPGPRGPDWSARLVRAAADRGLMLSPLDFFHSSGADVGRALVIGYGSLPDHAVVRAADLLRAAVVMAEH, from the coding sequence GTGGAGTCGTCGGACGGCGGGTTCTGGCTGGAGATCGCGGGCGGGGGCGGCCCCGGGAGCCGGCATCGGCGGCTGGCCCACGCGTTGCGGGAGGCGGTGCGGGAGCAGCGGCTGCCACCGGGCTCGCCCTTGCCGCCGAGCCGGCAGCTGGCCGCGGATCTGGGCTGTTCGCGCTGGGTCGTGACGGAGGCGTACGGGCAGCTGATCGCCGAGGGCTATCTGGAGGCGCGGACCGGCTCGGCGACCCGGGTGCGCGTGCTGGACACCCCGGCTGCGCCGACGCCGGCCGTACCGGTGGGAACCGGCGTCCGGCCCACCGCCCTGCTCGACCTGACGCCGGGGCAGCCGGATCTGCGCTCCTTTCCACGGCGGGCCTGGGGAGCCGCGGTGCACCGGGCGCTGACCGAGGCCGCCGACGCCGATCTGGGCGCCCGCCCGCGCGGGGGCCATCCGCGCCTGCGCGCCGTGCTGGCCGACTACCTCGGCCGGGTCCGCGGCGCCGCGGCACTCGGCCCAGATGTGTTGGTCTGCCGCGGAATCGCGGACGCGGTCAGCCAGATCTGCGTCGCGCTGCGCGAGAGAGGCATCCGGGAGATCGGCGTCGAAGAACCCTGCTGGGCGCAGGTGCGTCAGGCGGCGGGGGCGGCCGGGGTCGCGTGCGTACCCGTTCCGGTGGACGAGCACGGCATCCGGGCGGATCTGCTCGCGAACGCGCGCGACGGCTCACACCCGTACGCGCGGCTGCGGGCGGTGGCGGTGACTCCGGCGCACCAGTTCCCCACCGGCTCGGTGCTCGCGCCGCAACGGCGGGCCGCGCTGCTGCGGTGGGCGGAGGCGGCGGACGGCCTGGTGCTCGAGGACGACTACGACGCCGAGTTCCGCTATGACCGGGAGCCGGTCGGGGTGCTGCAGGGCATCGCCCCGGCCCGGGTGGCCCTGCTCGGCTCGGTCAGCAAGACCCTGTCGCCCGGGCTCGGCCTGGGTTGGGCGGTGCTGCCGCCCGCCTGGCTGCCGAGGGTGCTGGCCGGGCGCTCGCCGACCACGCCGCCGCCGGTCGTGGACCAGCTGGCCTTGGCCTCGTTCATCGAGTCCGGCGGCTACGATCGGCACCTACGGGCCCTGCGACGCCGGTATCGGGACCGCCGGGCCGCGCTGATCGCGGCGATTCGGACCGCGTTGCCGCAGGCGGAGGTCAGCGGCGCCGACGCCGGCCTGCACCTGGTGATCCGGCTGCCTGGGCCGCGCGGTCCGGATTGGAGCGCCCGGCTGGTGCGGGCGGCGGCCGATCGAGGGCTGATGCTCTCGCCGCTGGACTTCTTCCACAGCAGCGGCGCGGACGTCGGCCGCGCTCTGGTGATCGGCTACGGCAGCCTGCCCGACCACGCGGTGGTACGAGCGGCCGACCTGCTTCGCGCGGCCGTGGTCATGGCAGAGCACTGA
- a CDS encoding HAD-IA family hydrolase, which yields MPLSAARAILLDMDGTLVNSDAAVARAWHRWADRHGLDGGYAYRISHGRQSHDTMAELLPDRPLAQHLADSRELVAGETADLEGVIPVPGAAGLLAALAGVPHALVTSASDPLARARMGAAGLPLPSVLITAELVSAGKPAPDGFLKAAAELGVDPADCLAFEDSGAGIAAAKAAGMRVVGIGERAAAHGPTLHVTDFDDLSVTKTSDGGVHIRGGGAVGGV from the coding sequence ATGCCGTTGTCGGCCGCCCGCGCCATCCTGCTCGACATGGACGGGACGCTGGTGAACTCCGACGCCGCCGTCGCACGCGCCTGGCACCGCTGGGCCGACCGCCACGGACTCGACGGCGGCTACGCCTACCGGATCTCGCACGGACGGCAGTCGCACGACACAATGGCCGAACTCCTGCCGGACCGGCCACTGGCGCAGCACCTGGCCGACTCGCGCGAGCTGGTCGCCGGGGAGACCGCAGACCTCGAAGGGGTGATCCCGGTCCCCGGCGCCGCCGGGCTCCTCGCCGCGCTCGCCGGCGTCCCGCACGCGCTCGTGACCTCGGCCAGCGACCCGCTAGCCCGCGCCCGGATGGGCGCCGCCGGGCTCCCGCTGCCATCCGTCCTGATCACGGCCGAGCTGGTCAGCGCGGGCAAGCCGGCCCCCGACGGCTTCCTCAAGGCCGCCGCCGAGCTCGGCGTGGATCCGGCCGACTGTCTCGCGTTCGAAGACTCCGGCGCCGGCATCGCCGCCGCGAAGGCCGCCGGCATGCGTGTGGTCGGCATCGGCGAGCGGGCGGCCGCCCACGGACCGACACTGCACGTCACGGACTTCGACGACCTCTCGGTCACCAAGACGTCCGACGGCGGCGTGCACATCAGGGGCGGTGGCGCTGTCGGGGGCGTGTGA